The Nitrospirota bacterium genome contains the following window.
ACCACATTGCCCTTGCTTATGTAGCTGACAAGTTCGTTTATTGTTTCAACTTTCATTTCTATTTCAGCAAAATACCTCTTCTTAAATTCAGGCCACTTTTGAACATCATGTTGATACCAG
Protein-coding sequences here:
- a CDS encoding DUF488 family protein; this encodes WYQHDVQKWPEFKKRYFAEIEMKVETINELVSYISKGNVVLLFGYKELQHNKAVALEEYINMINTRQHDAFHKSFNLLNF